Proteins co-encoded in one Campylobacter concisus genomic window:
- a CDS encoding copper resistance protein NlpE, producing the protein MKYLFAILISFFILGCAKNENLEPKQSTQNIAKEDKPLVQANTPKKPEKLILPNSIYSSFHTILPCPNCEGIKTIITLNKDKTYTKTMLTMDKEISLVEKNGTFDVDDSAIILKDENGNLSYFAPNKNSLLQLDDKKNKRVGVLAQIYNFEPVNKAYKDSFFARFSKFKDKNGFLDIIITPSKNGARATFYSSLKNGSPICEFSSELFYDKGIFYLLDEKGIALSIHKINGDLFIIANDKICKSAHISGHYKKSKGYKNIFGKGFFAELTNESANRDVIKIYGSKNIKRDNTKKENSYIVTSKSERIFEYTLLNGIITSIEIYSNEFKTPENISLKSNFKDIKNSLVISKFSSDKNNIYLKIDSHDMLITLKNPLTKEITSLNDIPDETKIEQITLMWNQ; encoded by the coding sequence ATGAAATATCTTTTTGCCATACTTATCTCATTTTTCATCCTTGGCTGCGCAAAAAATGAAAATTTAGAGCCAAAACAAAGCACACAAAATATAGCAAAAGAAGACAAGCCGTTAGTTCAGGCAAATACACCCAAAAAGCCAGAAAAGCTAATACTTCCAAACTCAATTTATAGTAGTTTTCACACTATTTTGCCTTGCCCAAACTGCGAAGGCATAAAAACTATCATCACGTTAAATAAAGACAAAACCTATACAAAAACAATGCTTACTATGGATAAAGAAATAAGCTTGGTTGAAAAAAATGGCACATTTGATGTTGATGATAGTGCTATCATTTTAAAAGATGAAAATGGCAATCTTAGCTACTTCGCACCAAATAAAAACTCACTTCTTCAGCTTGATGACAAGAAAAATAAGCGAGTTGGCGTGCTAGCTCAAATTTATAATTTCGAGCCAGTAAATAAAGCTTACAAAGATAGTTTTTTTGCTAGATTCTCTAAATTTAAAGACAAAAATGGCTTTTTAGATATTATCATCACGCCAAGTAAAAATGGTGCAAGAGCAACATTTTACTCATCGTTAAAAAACGGCTCCCCAATTTGTGAGTTTAGCTCTGAGCTTTTTTATGACAAAGGAATTTTTTATCTTTTAGATGAAAAAGGCATAGCCTTAAGCATACACAAGATAAATGGCGATCTATTTATAATCGCAAATGATAAAATTTGTAAAAGTGCTCACATAAGCGGGCATTACAAAAAAAGTAAAGGCTATAAAAATATCTTTGGTAAAGGATTTTTTGCAGAGCTGACAAACGAATCAGCAAATAGAGATGTGATAAAAATTTATGGCTCAAAAAACATAAAACGAGATAACACAAAAAAAGAAAACAGCTACATCGTAACAAGTAAAAGTGAAAGAATTTTTGAATACACCTTGCTAAATGGCATTATCACAAGCATTGAAATTTATTCAAACGAGTTTAAAACTCCAGAAAATATCAGCCTTAAATCAAATTTCAAAGATATAAAAAACTCTCTTGTTATCTCTAAATTTAGTAGTGACAAAAACAATATCTATCTAAAAATAGATAGCCACGATATGTTAATCACACTAAAAAATCCACTTACCAAAGAGATAACAAGCCTAAACGATATCCCAGATGAAACAAAGATAGAGCAAATAACGCTAATGTGGAATCAATAA
- a CDS encoding MFS transporter encodes MKEYLKLLKEEKNFRLLSIIQLICYFGVWFSHTGIFTLLIKLDAPVWAITLSAAMAFIPGVVIAPFSGILVDKFSPKPMLVIMMAVETISVFMLLFIDSLDFLWLLLLIIFVRNGTGGMYFQVEMSVLPKILSKENLKLANEIHSIIWAVSYTAGMGLAGVYIHFFGIKSAFLLDGILYIFSFGFLYFLNLQGLKPEFIEKPLKMLKNGLVYLKENRLIVHLIFLHAFVGITAYDALIALLADYKYANLLSTSLIIGLLNTSRSISLMFAPAILSKFINKNTLIFVYIGQGLGIIIWALSLWNFYLSLIGIIFAGFCTSSLWSYTYTMLQQNCKKEFYGRVIAYNDMIFLGFSALISFIIGLLYDIGLSVEMIASFMGSLFFVGAFYYHIVLKSYKIR; translated from the coding sequence TTGAAAGAATATCTTAAACTTTTAAAAGAAGAGAAAAATTTTCGCCTCTTAAGCATCATTCAGCTTATATGCTATTTTGGCGTATGGTTTTCGCACACAGGTATCTTTACCCTTCTTATCAAGCTTGACGCTCCTGTTTGGGCGATTACGCTAAGTGCAGCGATGGCATTTATCCCAGGTGTTGTCATAGCTCCGTTTAGTGGAATTTTAGTTGATAAATTTAGCCCAAAACCGATGCTTGTCATCATGATGGCAGTTGAGACGATAAGCGTTTTTATGCTTCTTTTTATAGACTCACTTGATTTTTTATGGCTACTTTTACTCATCATTTTTGTTAGAAATGGCACTGGCGGAATGTATTTTCAAGTAGAGATGAGCGTACTGCCAAAAATTTTAAGCAAAGAAAATCTCAAACTCGCAAACGAGATCCACTCTATCATCTGGGCAGTCTCATACACCGCTGGTATGGGGCTAGCTGGAGTTTATATACACTTTTTTGGTATTAAAAGCGCATTTTTGCTTGATGGCATACTATACATTTTTAGCTTTGGATTTTTATATTTTTTAAATTTACAAGGTCTAAAGCCAGAATTTATAGAAAAACCACTAAAAATGCTAAAAAATGGCCTTGTGTATTTAAAAGAAAACAGGCTTATCGTGCATCTTATATTTTTGCACGCCTTTGTTGGTATTACCGCTTATGATGCATTGATCGCACTTTTAGCTGATTACAAATATGCAAATTTACTCTCGACATCGCTAATTATAGGACTATTAAATACCTCAAGGTCCATTTCGCTTATGTTTGCTCCAGCCATACTTAGTAAATTTATAAATAAAAATACGCTTATTTTCGTATATATCGGTCAAGGCCTTGGTATCATTATTTGGGCTTTATCGCTTTGGAATTTTTATCTATCGCTTATTGGTATTATCTTTGCTGGATTTTGTACATCAAGCCTTTGGAGCTACACCTATACAATGCTTCAGCAAAACTGCAAAAAAGAATTTTATGGCCGAGTGATTGCATATAACGATATGATTTTTCTTGGCTTTAGCGCTCTCATTTCATTTATCATTGGTCTGCTTTATGATATTGGACTTAGCGTTGAGATGATTGCAAGTTTTATGGGAAGTCTCTTTTTTGTAGGGGCTTTTTACTATCACATCGTATTAAAAAGCTACAAAATAAGGTGA
- a CDS encoding CheR family methyltransferase produces the protein MLLTNDAKDTKTMQTNTSQDMDSFNEFMNVIKTLCGVDLEPKRDITLQRITIFIRDRQIKSFKDLVSMIRYNSSLRQDILNLVTVNETYFYRELSQLKDVIYYAKELGGARILCAPCSTGDESYSLAMLAYEMGFKQHEISIVGIDINSEAIASCQNGIFSERSLHRLSDFQKERFFTKVDDKFKIKKEILPRCEFKILNVFDDAIFNLGKFDIVLSRNMMIYFDDDFRLKCVERLHKLLKPDGRLYAGHADLVPYTSAYEKRFSNGTTYYLKK, from the coding sequence ATGCTATTAACTAATGATGCAAAAGATACAAAAACAATGCAAACAAATACTTCACAAGATATGGATAGTTTTAATGAATTTATGAATGTTATCAAAACTCTTTGCGGAGTTGATCTGGAACCAAAAAGAGATATTACATTGCAGCGAATTACCATTTTTATTAGAGATCGCCAGATAAAAAGTTTTAAAGATCTTGTTTCAATGATAAGATATAACTCAAGCTTGCGACAAGACATTTTAAATCTAGTAACTGTAAATGAGACTTATTTTTATAGAGAGTTGTCTCAACTTAAAGATGTGATATATTACGCAAAGGAGCTTGGAGGAGCTAGAATTTTGTGTGCTCCTTGCTCTACTGGAGATGAGTCATATTCGCTTGCAATGCTTGCTTATGAGATGGGATTTAAACAGCATGAAATTTCAATCGTAGGTATAGACATAAACTCAGAAGCCATAGCAAGCTGTCAAAATGGTATTTTTAGTGAGAGGAGCTTGCATAGATTAAGCGATTTTCAAAAAGAGAGATTTTTTACAAAAGTCGATGATAAATTTAAGATAAAAAAAGAAATTTTACCAAGGTGTGAGTTTAAAATTTTAAATGTTTTTGATGATGCTATTTTTAATCTAGGAAAATTTGATATTGTGCTTTCAAGAAATATGATGATCTATTTTGATGATGATTTTAGATTAAAATGCGTTGAGAGGCTTCATAAATTGCTTAAGCCAGATGGTAGGCTTTACGCTGGGCACGCTGATCTTGTTCCTTACACTTCAGCTTATGAAAAACGCTTTTCAAATGGAACTACTTACTATCTAAAAAAATAA
- a CDS encoding CheB methylesterase domain-containing protein codes for MAQKLILIGASTGGPGHLKKLLKNVKLNGAIIVIAQHMNKMFINSFAMQIGKECGLDVEILNERKILKENTVYVCEQNVVVSPNLPISAKPNTEEKTIYTPNVDVLFKSGVGICKSANVLAILLTGIGDDGASGLDKLYKAGAKCIAENEESAIVYGMPKRAKELNQSLKSLNLTMIKKELEDFLNAIN; via the coding sequence GTGGCACAAAAATTAATATTAATAGGGGCATCTACTGGCGGGCCTGGGCATTTAAAAAAGTTATTAAAAAACGTAAAACTAAATGGAGCTATCATCGTGATAGCCCAGCACATGAATAAAATGTTTATAAACTCTTTTGCTATGCAAATCGGAAAAGAGTGTGGCTTGGATGTTGAAATTTTAAATGAGAGGAAAATTTTAAAAGAAAATACCGTATATGTTTGCGAGCAAAATGTAGTGGTATCACCAAATTTACCAATCAGTGCAAAACCAAATACAGAAGAAAAGACTATATATACGCCAAATGTTGATGTGTTGTTTAAATCTGGAGTTGGAATTTGTAAAAGCGCAAATGTCCTAGCTATCTTGCTAACTGGCATCGGAGATGATGGTGCATCTGGGCTTGATAAGCTTTATAAGGCTGGAGCAAAATGTATAGCTGAAAATGAAGAGAGCGCGATAGTTTATGGTATGCCAAAACGTGCAAAAGAGCTAAATCAAAGCTTAAAATCATTAAATCTAACTATGATAAAAAAAGAGCTGGAGGATTTTTTAAATGCTATTAACTAA
- a CDS encoding FlhB-like flagellar biosynthesis protein translates to MQVNKKKAVALGYNRSKDNAPRVLASGAGEIANRIIDLAKEHDIPIKEDPDLIEILSKVEVDQEIPPNLYKAVAEIFSFLYKITKK, encoded by the coding sequence ATGCAAGTAAATAAGAAAAAAGCAGTAGCTCTTGGTTACAACAGATCTAAAGACAATGCTCCAAGAGTGCTGGCTAGTGGCGCTGGCGAGATAGCAAATAGAATAATTGATCTTGCAAAAGAGCATGATATACCGATCAAAGAGGATCCTGATCTTATTGAAATTTTAAGCAAGGTTGAAGTTGATCAAGAAATTCCACCAAATTTATATAAAGCTGTTGCTGAAATTTTTAGCTTTTTGTATAAGATCACAAAGAAATAA
- a CDS encoding flagellar hook-length control protein FliK, whose product MNISNTSVQTGQNTTQNAPVRKNEGSLFKNQPSVQTPSEQSISETLDNVGKLVARVLDDLKSASSLSKAEQILSQAKDTKIAPNLAGELSDLAKSLEAEATQNESPEIKSLALKLKEFLKPIADLKAGSLNEQIKNSGVMLEANLKDALSPEKLPSSVQKLLSDIKNLSSENLLNQILTLNDEKLDNQNSFSKLASILEKASNDAKNILDNSNIKNLLKDVDKLDNVVKFLDKNFSKDQNGELVKNQIGKMQNFISNLSEKVASLANEKLNQNFGFSQNHKELKTILDSIKNDLKTLNNIGDEAGLVKAFNEMSDVSKDGSLQDKLQSAARRLAHSLSLADAKASLAKNELSESKALLKQLNLATNDINNITTKNSSEISKVLSQDIKSTLLNISEKSQNPQSVNAANKMISQIEMHQMISSLQGGIQTYMPYIWDGVEGGNIAFKQGKKDKFYAQIDLNFKKFGQINVMVGLIDKRYIDLSVATQTNEFKELILSNSSELKQAISKLGLIVSNFNIKTLSKVKLNDRFKKFGGLDVGFDKKI is encoded by the coding sequence TTGAATATATCAAACACTTCGGTTCAAACCGGGCAAAATACTACTCAAAATGCGCCAGTTCGTAAAAATGAAGGCTCGCTTTTTAAAAATCAGCCAAGCGTACAAACGCCTAGTGAGCAGAGCATTTCAGAGACACTTGATAATGTTGGAAAACTCGTTGCAAGAGTGCTTGATGATCTAAAAAGTGCTTCAAGTCTTAGCAAGGCTGAACAAATTTTATCTCAGGCAAAAGATACGAAAATCGCTCCAAATTTAGCGGGCGAGCTATCAGACCTTGCAAAAAGCTTAGAGGCTGAAGCAACCCAAAATGAAAGCCCTGAGATAAAGAGTCTTGCTTTAAAACTAAAAGAATTTTTAAAACCAATAGCCGATCTAAAAGCCGGCTCACTAAATGAACAGATCAAAAACTCAGGCGTAATGCTTGAAGCAAATTTAAAAGATGCACTTAGTCCAGAGAAGCTTCCAAGCTCGGTTCAGAAGCTACTAAGTGATATAAAAAATCTCTCAAGCGAGAATTTACTAAATCAAATTTTAACCCTAAATGATGAAAAATTAGACAATCAAAATTCTTTTTCAAAGCTTGCTTCTATACTTGAAAAAGCGAGTAATGACGCAAAAAACATCCTTGATAACTCAAACATAAAAAACCTTTTAAAAGATGTTGATAAGCTTGATAATGTGGTTAAATTTTTAGATAAAAATTTTTCAAAAGATCAAAATGGCGAGCTAGTAAAAAATCAAATAGGCAAAATGCAAAATTTTATCTCAAATCTAAGCGAGAAAGTCGCAAGCCTAGCAAATGAAAAGCTAAATCAAAATTTTGGTTTTAGCCAAAATCACAAAGAGCTAAAAACTATCCTTGATAGCATAAAAAACGATCTAAAAACGCTAAATAATATAGGTGATGAAGCAGGGCTTGTAAAAGCGTTTAATGAGATGAGCGATGTCTCAAAGGATGGTAGCTTGCAAGATAAGCTCCAAAGTGCGGCGAGACGTCTTGCTCATAGCCTAAGTCTTGCTGATGCTAAGGCAAGTTTGGCTAAAAATGAGCTAAGTGAGAGTAAGGCGCTTTTAAAGCAGTTAAATCTCGCTACAAACGATATAAATAACATTACGACTAAAAATAGCAGCGAAATTTCAAAGGTGCTAAGCCAAGATATAAAAAGCACGCTTTTAAATATCAGTGAAAAGAGTCAAAACCCGCAAAGCGTAAATGCTGCAAATAAGATGATTTCGCAGATTGAGATGCATCAAATGATATCAAGCCTTCAAGGCGGGATTCAAACTTATATGCCTTATATTTGGGATGGCGTTGAGGGTGGAAATATCGCATTTAAGCAAGGCAAAAAGGATAAATTTTACGCTCAGATCGATCTAAATTTTAAGAAATTTGGACAGATAAATGTGATGGTTGGACTTATTGATAAAAGGTACATTGATCTTTCGGTAGCTACGCAAACAAATGAGTTTAAGGAGCTCATCCTCTCAAACTCTAGCGAATTAAAACAAGCAATATCAAAGCTTGGACTTATAGTTTCAAACTTTAATATCAAGACTTTGTCAAAAGTGAAGCTAAATGATAGATTTAAAAAATTTGGCGGCCTTGATGTGGGCTTTGATAAGAAAATTTAA
- a CDS encoding MFS transporter, with amino-acid sequence MASSFRIIRSMGPLFLGMSLLFIGNGLVIASCSALLKQNGVGELEIGLINTGFFVGALVSTITAHRVISTTGHIRAFAIFSAIFAVSAMLHAVNQNLVFWAILRAFLGYCYYALLMVIESWLNAKIPNKIRSRVIAFYEGVFYTSFGLGILILALDLNTFEIFIISAAFIMLSSIPLNLIRINQPQIPERQPINIPKIFGIVPLALVGALIAGLAINGFFSMASLFVLLQGYGTKEASFFMTVAMIGGFLAQVFIGSFSDRYGRRPAILLCSSVALISAVLFLLNGKNLTIEYLLSFFFGAGIFCTYGLSLARANDEITDKTKSVQVARALLFSYSLASLFSPLLMSYAMKIFGAFGFIYVYLVLFTGLILFALTQKTIPQHMRKEYNDRLVARTAGIATIEQNRNFADRKNKK; translated from the coding sequence ATGGCAAGTAGCTTTAGGATCATCCGCTCGATGGGGCCGCTATTTTTGGGCATGAGTTTGCTTTTTATCGGAAATGGCCTAGTCATCGCATCTTGCAGCGCACTTCTTAAGCAAAATGGAGTGGGTGAGCTAGAGATTGGATTAATTAACACGGGCTTTTTTGTGGGCGCACTTGTTAGTACTATTACGGCTCATAGAGTCATCTCAACTACTGGCCACATAAGAGCATTTGCCATCTTTTCAGCCATTTTTGCAGTCTCAGCTATGCTTCATGCGGTAAATCAAAATTTAGTATTCTGGGCGATCTTGCGTGCATTTTTGGGATATTGCTATTACGCACTTTTAATGGTTATAGAAAGCTGGCTAAATGCAAAAATTCCAAACAAAATAAGATCTCGCGTGATTGCCTTTTATGAAGGCGTTTTTTACACGAGTTTTGGACTTGGCATTTTGATCTTGGCGCTTGATCTTAATACCTTTGAAATTTTCATCATAAGTGCAGCTTTTATCATGCTCTCAAGCATTCCATTAAATTTGATCCGTATAAATCAGCCTCAAATCCCAGAGCGTCAGCCCATAAACATCCCAAAAATTTTTGGTATCGTCCCGCTCGCTCTTGTTGGCGCGCTCATTGCAGGCTTAGCAATAAATGGCTTTTTTTCGATGGCAAGCCTTTTTGTTTTGCTTCAAGGATACGGCACAAAAGAGGCGTCATTTTTTATGACGGTTGCGATGATCGGAGGCTTTTTAGCTCAAGTTTTTATCGGTAGTTTTTCTGATAGATATGGCAGAAGGCCAGCAATTTTGCTTTGTAGTAGTGTGGCTTTAATAAGCGCGGTTTTATTTTTGCTAAATGGCAAAAATTTAACGATTGAATATCTACTTTCATTCTTTTTTGGAGCTGGAATTTTTTGCACATATGGACTTTCTTTAGCTAGAGCAAATGACGAGATCACAGACAAGACAAAGAGTGTGCAAGTCGCACGTGCCTTGCTATTTAGCTACTCTTTGGCTTCGCTTTTCTCGCCGCTTCTTATGAGCTATGCGATGAAAATTTTTGGAGCATTTGGCTTTATCTATGTTTACTTGGTACTTTTTACTGGGCTTATTTTATTTGCACTAACGCAAAAGACAATACCACAGCACATGAGAAAAGAGTATAACGATAGGCTCGTTGCAAGGACGGCTGGCATCGCTACTATTGAGCAAAATAGAAATTTTGCCGATAGAAAAAATAAAAAGTAA
- a CDS encoding AtpZ/AtpI family protein translates to MAKFKIKDIVAGAEQLSLGVSIVVAILLGTGLGYFVKKATNFTPALWIGFAIGIAAAILNVYKAYKAQVKSLDELKDETRYKGYKKDDDDEDD, encoded by the coding sequence ATGGCAAAATTTAAGATAAAAGATATCGTAGCGGGTGCTGAGCAACTAAGTCTTGGCGTTTCAATCGTAGTTGCGATCTTGCTTGGCACTGGACTAGGGTATTTTGTAAAAAAGGCTACAAATTTTACGCCAGCTCTTTGGATAGGCTTTGCTATCGGTATCGCAGCTGCCATTTTAAACGTCTATAAGGCCTACAAAGCGCAGGTTAAAAGCCTAGATGAGCTAAAGGATGAGACTAGATATAAGGGCTATAAAAAAGACGATGATGACGAGGACGATTAG
- the hemL gene encoding glutamate-1-semialdehyde 2,1-aminomutase — MTNKEAFSEAKKYIPGGVNSPVRAFGSVGGEPVMIDHAKGAYLYDVEGKKYLDFIQSWGPLIFGHCDKDIEDAIISAVKQGVSYGAPSPKETALAKLICDEFKQIDKIRFVSSGTEATMSAIRVARGYAKKDGLIKFEGCYHGHSDALLIKAGSGATTYGNASSSGVPQDVVKNTYLAVYNDIESVKAIFENNKDKIGVVIIEPIAGNMGLVPADKKFLRELRALCDKFGAVLILDEVMSGFRASHLGSYPFHEVDADLITFGKVIGGGMNVAAFGGKAKIMDCLSPDGAVYQAGTLSGNPVAMSAGIAAISKINSDLNLYARLEKLAIKLMDGFKEAAKSAGITIQTDVRGSMFGYFFTDHVVKNYDDALNSDTKLFAKFHQAMLKRGIYLAPSQFETGFVCDAMSEADIDLAVSAAKEAFLEIKA; from the coding sequence ATGACAAATAAAGAGGCATTTAGCGAAGCCAAAAAATATATCCCAGGTGGTGTAAATTCGCCTGTTCGTGCATTTGGTAGCGTTGGAGGCGAGCCTGTAATGATCGATCACGCTAAGGGAGCTTATCTATACGACGTCGAGGGCAAAAAGTACCTTGACTTCATCCAAAGCTGGGGTCCGCTCATCTTTGGTCACTGCGATAAAGATATCGAAGATGCGATCATCTCTGCTGTAAAACAAGGCGTCTCATACGGTGCGCCGTCGCCAAAAGAGACAGCTCTAGCAAAGCTAATATGTGATGAGTTTAAACAAATAGATAAAATTCGCTTCGTTAGCTCTGGAACAGAGGCTACCATGAGCGCTATCAGAGTGGCTAGAGGATATGCTAAAAAAGATGGACTAATAAAATTTGAAGGCTGCTATCACGGACACAGCGATGCACTTCTTATAAAAGCAGGAAGTGGCGCTACGACATACGGCAACGCTTCAAGCAGCGGCGTACCACAAGATGTTGTGAAAAACACTTATCTAGCAGTTTATAACGATATCGAGAGCGTAAAAGCCATCTTTGAAAACAATAAAGACAAAATCGGCGTCGTCATAATCGAGCCAATTGCAGGAAATATGGGGCTTGTGCCAGCTGATAAGAAATTCTTACGTGAGCTTAGAGCGCTTTGCGATAAATTTGGCGCTGTGCTTATCCTTGATGAGGTTATGAGTGGCTTTAGAGCCTCACACCTTGGCTCATATCCATTTCATGAGGTGGACGCTGATCTCATCACATTTGGCAAGGTTATAGGCGGAGGCATGAACGTCGCTGCATTTGGTGGCAAGGCTAAAATCATGGACTGCCTAAGCCCTGATGGCGCTGTCTATCAAGCAGGCACGCTAAGTGGCAATCCAGTGGCGATGAGTGCCGGCATAGCAGCTATTTCAAAGATAAATAGTGATCTAAATTTATACGCTAGGCTTGAAAAGCTTGCTATAAAACTAATGGACGGCTTTAAAGAAGCTGCAAAAAGCGCTGGCATCACTATCCAAACTGATGTTCGTGGCTCGATGTTTGGCTACTTTTTTACAGATCACGTGGTAAAAAACTACGATGATGCGCTAAATAGCGACACAAAGCTCTTTGCTAAATTTCACCAAGCGATGCTTAAGCGTGGAATTTATCTTGCACCTAGCCAGTTTGAGACTGGATTTGTCTGCGATGCGATGAGCGAAGCTGATATCGATCTAGCGGTAAGCGCAGCTAAAGAGGCGTTTTTGGAGATAAAAGCCTAA
- the folD gene encoding bifunctional methylenetetrahydrofolate dehydrogenase/methenyltetrahydrofolate cyclohydrolase FolD, whose product MKILDGKAVSLKVKESVKVRAEELKKFGVEPTLAVILVGEDKASQTYVRAKEKACNEYGIKSVAHRLSENTTQAELLALINVLNLDDSIHGILVQLPLPKHIDTNTVLATIDPAKDVDGFHAVNVGKLVSGLDGFVPCTPLGVMEILKEYGIDVAGLNAVVIGRSNIVGKPMANLLLNASATVTITHSKTKNLKEICKNADLIVAAIGKPFFLKADMVKDGAVVVDVGINRLDDGRLVGDVDFDEVAPKCSYITPVPGGVGPMTIAMLLNNTILTAQAKIASHKRA is encoded by the coding sequence ATGAAAATTTTAGACGGCAAAGCCGTATCTTTAAAGGTCAAAGAAAGCGTAAAAGTAAGAGCTGAAGAACTAAAAAAATTTGGCGTAGAGCCAACCTTAGCTGTTATCTTAGTAGGCGAAGATAAAGCATCTCAAACATACGTTAGAGCAAAAGAAAAAGCCTGCAACGAATACGGCATAAAAAGCGTGGCTCACCGTCTAAGCGAAAATACAACCCAAGCAGAGCTTCTAGCGCTTATAAATGTGCTAAATTTAGACGATAGTATCCATGGAATTTTAGTACAGTTGCCACTTCCAAAACATATAGATACAAATACCGTTTTAGCAACGATCGATCCAGCAAAAGACGTAGATGGCTTTCACGCTGTAAATGTTGGCAAACTTGTCAGTGGCCTTGATGGCTTTGTGCCTTGCACACCGCTTGGCGTGATGGAAATTTTAAAAGAGTATGGTATTGACGTGGCTGGACTAAACGCGGTTGTTATAGGTAGAAGCAACATCGTTGGAAAGCCTATGGCAAATTTGCTTTTAAACGCTTCAGCAACAGTTACGATCACTCACAGTAAGACTAAAAATTTAAAAGAAATTTGCAAAAACGCTGACCTTATAGTCGCAGCCATTGGCAAGCCATTTTTCTTAAAGGCTGACATGGTAAAAGATGGCGCAGTAGTCGTTGATGTGGGCATAAATAGACTTGATGATGGCAGACTTGTAGGTGATGTGGACTTTGATGAAGTCGCACCAAAATGCTCATACATCACGCCGGTTCCTGGAGGCGTAGGTCCGATGACGATTGCGATGCTTTTAAATAACACAATCCTTACAGCCCAAGCTAAGATAGCTAGCCACAAAAGAGCGTAA
- the lepB gene encoding signal peptidase I: MKKIFTKFYDFCSSWTGTVIIVLFVIFFIAQAFVIPSGSMKNTLLVGDFLFAKKFVYGIPTPRIPWLEVKILPELNDNGHLITGDGPARGDIVVFRYPKDEKTHFVKRCFATSEDEIVFTEKALYLRPKEGDDFIKANCRENLNGKESKFGYSCSDITELDGKLFIKEPYRFSGIHYDENVNLFEQMIFMLNTNKDSVFMKPVPISSLPQNPNFNLNAFYVKVPKDEYFMIGDNRDHSNDSRFWGSVAYKDIVGQPWFIYFSWDKNYNVRWERIGRFVDTIENDEFFTNKALKEGEVDGLH; this comes from the coding sequence ATGAAAAAAATTTTTACTAAATTTTATGACTTTTGCTCGAGCTGGACTGGCACGGTCATCATCGTGCTTTTTGTTATATTTTTCATAGCTCAAGCCTTTGTTATCCCGTCTGGCTCGATGAAAAATACGCTTTTGGTTGGTGATTTTTTATTCGCCAAAAAATTTGTTTATGGCATACCAACACCAAGAATTCCGTGGCTTGAGGTAAAAATTTTACCTGAGCTAAATGACAATGGGCATCTTATCACAGGCGATGGTCCGGCAAGAGGCGATATAGTCGTCTTTCGTTATCCAAAAGATGAAAAGACCCACTTTGTAAAACGCTGCTTTGCCACAAGCGAAGATGAGATAGTATTTACCGAAAAAGCCTTGTATTTGCGTCCAAAAGAGGGAGATGATTTTATAAAGGCAAACTGCCGTGAAAATTTAAATGGTAAAGAGAGTAAATTTGGCTACTCATGCAGCGATATAACCGAGCTTGATGGCAAACTTTTCATAAAAGAGCCATATAGATTTAGCGGCATCCACTATGACGAAAATGTAAATTTATTTGAGCAGATGATTTTCATGCTAAATACAAATAAAGATAGTGTTTTTATGAAGCCAGTGCCCATTAGCTCACTACCGCAAAATCCAAATTTTAACCTTAATGCATTTTACGTCAAAGTACCAAAAGATGAATACTTCATGATAGGCGACAACCGCGATCACTCAAATGATAGCCGTTTTTGGGGAAGCGTGGCTTACAAAGATATAGTCGGTCAGCCTTGGTTTATATATTTTAGCTGGGACAAGAACTACAATGTGCGCTGGGAACGTATCGGACGCTTTGTAGATACGATAGAAAATGACGAATTTTTCACTAACAAAGCTCTAAAAGAAGGCGAAGTAGATGGGCTTCATTGA